From one Vidua chalybeata isolate OUT-0048 unplaced genomic scaffold, bVidCha1 merged haplotype W_reject_23, whole genome shotgun sequence genomic stretch:
- the LOC128783176 gene encoding uncharacterized protein LOC128783176 isoform X2: MGKNTKGLSFKFIINAVAQSTTVYTTTTTTTRAQPPVMLTPKIFEVGPYIIRKTGQQQILFNPAWSLKQVKLLMQNNVSEIQPACSPFLQTSFQGWTTWLRQWNPPKNRVQRDITGVVGTGLGILNSIDSEVLMNKLASTTKDLTKIQQPLQSSLSALGTHQWLLSNILPNWEKINVNDSKLIIDALNATQSNVSLALSCIQAQLWMQSVAASIIRESEEGTFPTEIRKIVWDSATDFERDFQSWWNLVNFTYDPNTNTATAFVLTISNASVHLIFPIIALGLNHDGATFYPSEHREWARQINDKWQTVNSESCTIREQLGFICEGNAIIAQDICLDTEQNSCHFDIHPNETSETVLVYTGNGCACFGTTCDTVFIESTVVDTKNHSNFCACNFTKIAGCDFSFVAPVTLHELLESNLTLIHKLLPTPIGMNLTLVKQLLLHQDLIEILGKIKENGQKTLS, translated from the exons atgggaaaaaacaccaaagggctttcttttaagtttataataaatgctgtagcccaatctactacggtttataccaccaccactaccaccactcgagcccagccaccagttatgcttaccccgaaaatttttgaagttggaccatatataatcaggaaaactggccaacaacagatattatttaatccagcatggtctcttaaacaagtcaaattgctgatgcaaaacaatgtctcagaaatacaaccagcttgttcaccctttttgcaaacctcttttcagggttggacaacctggctgcgacagtggaaccctcctaaaaaccGGGTGcaaagagacataactggtgtcGTGGGAACGGGACTGGGAATCCTAAATAGTATTGATTCAgaagtattaatgaataaattggcctCCACGACTAAAGATTTAACCAAAAtacagcagccactgcaatcgtccttatcggccttgggaacacatcagtggttgctatcaaacattctaccaaattgggaaaagataaatgtaaatGATAGCAAATTGAtaattgatgcacttaatgccacacaaagcaacgtttccttagctcttagctgtatccaggctcaattatggatgcagtcagttgctgcctcaattataagagaaagtgaagaaggcacttttcctactgaaattaggaaaatagtctgggacagtgccactgactttgaaagagatttccaatcctggtggaatttagtgaattttacctatgaccctaacacaaacacagccacagcatttgtgttgaccataagtaatgcctcggtgcatttgatattccctatcattgcactaggattaaatcatgacggagccactttctatccttctgaacatagagaatgggcccgtcaaattaatgacaaatggcaaactgtcaattcagagtcctgtactatccgagaacaactagggtttatctgtgaaggtaatgcaattatagctcaagatatctgtttagacacagaacaaaatagctgtcattttgacattcatcctaacgagacttctgaaacagtccttgtatatACAGGCAATGGGTGTGCCTGCTTTGGAACcacttgtgatactgtgtttatagaaagtacagtagtagatactaaaaatcattcaaatttttgtgcttgcaactttactaaaattgcaggatgtgatttttcttttgtagctccagttaccttacatgaacttttagaatccaatctcacgttgattcacaagctactgcctactcccattgggatgaaccttactttggtaaagcaactattacttcatcaagatctaatagagatcctaggaaaaatcaaggagaatggacagaaaactctg tcctga
- the LOC128783176 gene encoding uncharacterized protein LOC128783176 isoform X1: MGKNTKGLSFKFIINAVAQSTTVYTTTTTTTRAQPPVMLTPKIFEVGPYIIRKTGQQQILFNPAWSLKQVKLLMQNNVSEIQPACSPFLQTSFQGWTTWLRQWNPPKNRVQRDITGVVGTGLGILNSIDSEVLMNKLASTTKDLTKIQQPLQSSLSALGTHQWLLSNILPNWEKINVNDSKLIIDALNATQSNVSLALSCIQAQLWMQSVAASIIRESEEGTFPTEIRKIVWDSATDFERDFQSWWNLVNFTYDPNTNTATAFVLTISNASVHLIFPIIALGLNHDGATFYPSEHREWARQINDKWQTVNSESCTIREQLGFICEGNAIIAQDICLDTEQNSCHFDIHPNETSETVLVYTGNGCACFGTTCDTVFIESTVVDTKNHSNFCACNFTKIAGCDFSFVAPVTLHELLESNLTLIHKLLPTPIGMNLTLVKQLLLHQDLIEILGKIKENGQKTLTPRRHHGTLLMKIFRGQSSVTGWCKSPSEAPHFPFCLPIATRKNPFPHCSSGLEQDTAQVQPLNRHAGCSEQGLARTWQGVGKDLAKT, translated from the exons atgggaaaaaacaccaaagggctttcttttaagtttataataaatgctgtagcccaatctactacggtttataccaccaccactaccaccactcgagcccagccaccagttatgcttaccccgaaaatttttgaagttggaccatatataatcaggaaaactggccaacaacagatattatttaatccagcatggtctcttaaacaagtcaaattgctgatgcaaaacaatgtctcagaaatacaaccagcttgttcaccctttttgcaaacctcttttcagggttggacaacctggctgcgacagtggaaccctcctaaaaaccGGGTGcaaagagacataactggtgtcGTGGGAACGGGACTGGGAATCCTAAATAGTATTGATTCAgaagtattaatgaataaattggcctCCACGACTAAAGATTTAACCAAAAtacagcagccactgcaatcgtccttatcggccttgggaacacatcagtggttgctatcaaacattctaccaaattgggaaaagataaatgtaaatGATAGCAAATTGAtaattgatgcacttaatgccacacaaagcaacgtttccttagctcttagctgtatccaggctcaattatggatgcagtcagttgctgcctcaattataagagaaagtgaagaaggcacttttcctactgaaattaggaaaatagtctgggacagtgccactgactttgaaagagatttccaatcctggtggaatttagtgaattttacctatgaccctaacacaaacacagccacagcatttgtgttgaccataagtaatgcctcggtgcatttgatattccctatcattgcactaggattaaatcatgacggagccactttctatccttctgaacatagagaatgggcccgtcaaattaatgacaaatggcaaactgtcaattcagagtcctgtactatccgagaacaactagggtttatctgtgaaggtaatgcaattatagctcaagatatctgtttagacacagaacaaaatagctgtcattttgacattcatcctaacgagacttctgaaacagtccttgtatatACAGGCAATGGGTGTGCCTGCTTTGGAACcacttgtgatactgtgtttatagaaagtacagtagtagatactaaaaatcattcaaatttttgtgcttgcaactttactaaaattgcaggatgtgatttttcttttgtagctccagttaccttacatgaacttttagaatccaatctcacgttgattcacaagctactgcctactcccattgggatgaaccttactttggtaaagcaactattacttcatcaagatctaatagagatcctaggaaaaatcaaggagaatggacagaaaactctg actccacgacgacaccatggaaccctgctgatgaagatctttcgagggcaatcgtcagtcacggggtggtgtaagagcccgtctgaagcccctcattttccattctgccttccgattgccacgagaaagaatcccttcccccactgcagttccggcttagaacaggacacagcgcaggtgcaaccactgaaccgtcacgctggctgttccgaacaagggctggcaagaacttggcaaggagttggcaaggacttggcaaagacctga